A region of Mammaliicoccus sp. Dog046 DNA encodes the following proteins:
- a CDS encoding PH domain-containing protein, which produces MMKFKKKQSLFSIVISFILFLIALIPLFISNQYLIIITFVLVGLIIFNILVERYIVQEHFLMVRRGLFKTTYNIFDIEQINMTKTIEGTSMLEIVSKGQIVEKVSPIKEREFIITLIRINPKIKLNNSNRLYEFNKINKILTRQENVNNMQNKVHKIARDNKVWYI; this is translated from the coding sequence ATGATGAAATTTAAGAAGAAACAAAGCTTATTTTCAATTGTGATTTCATTTATATTATTTTTAATCGCGTTAATACCACTTTTTATTAGTAATCAATATTTGATCATTATAACTTTTGTACTTGTAGGTTTAATTATATTTAACATATTAGTTGAAAGGTACATTGTTCAAGAACATTTTTTAATGGTTAGAAGAGGATTATTCAAAACCACTTATAATATTTTTGATATTGAACAAATTAATATGACTAAAACGATAGAAGGAACGAGTATGTTAGAAATCGTTTCTAAAGGTCAAATAGTTGAAAAAGTATCGCCTATAAAAGAAAGAGAATTTATCATCACACTGATTCGTATTAATCCTAAAATAAAACTGAATAATAGTAACCGATTATATGAGTTCAATAAAATTAATAAAATACTCACAAGACAAGAAAACGTAAATAATATGCAAAATAAAGTGCATAAGATTGCACGTGATAATAAGGTTTGGTACATTTAA
- a CDS encoding PhoH family protein, producing MPTLIQIENMDQAQALLGNGDEHIKYIENELEVDILTRGQEISVRGKILENVEKAESILLNLLKVIESGATISINDVQAAVKMADKGTINELINLYDEEITKDSNGKIIRAKTMGQRVYINHIKNNDLVFGIGPAGTGKTFLAVVMAARALRLGQVKRIVLTRPAVEAGESLGFLPGDLKEKVDPYLRPLYDGLHTVLGTEQTTRLIERGTIEIAPLAYMRGRTLDDAFVILDEAQNTTHPQMKMFLTRLGFGSKMVVTGDRTQIDLPKGVKSGLIEADQRLSGVKGIAISYLEQTDVVRHPLVGKIINAYEEEK from the coding sequence ATGCCTACATTAATTCAAATCGAGAATATGGATCAAGCTCAAGCATTACTAGGTAATGGAGATGAGCACATAAAATATATTGAAAATGAACTCGAGGTGGATATTTTAACACGAGGACAAGAAATTAGTGTTCGCGGCAAAATACTAGAAAATGTTGAAAAAGCCGAAAGTATATTGCTTAATTTGTTAAAAGTAATTGAAAGTGGCGCAACAATTTCGATAAATGATGTACAAGCAGCTGTGAAAATGGCAGATAAAGGTACAATAAATGAGTTAATCAATTTATATGATGAAGAAATTACAAAAGATAGCAACGGTAAAATAATAAGAGCAAAAACGATGGGTCAAAGAGTTTATATCAATCATATTAAAAATAACGATTTAGTATTTGGTATAGGTCCTGCAGGTACAGGTAAAACATTCTTAGCTGTAGTTATGGCAGCGAGAGCGTTAAGGCTTGGTCAAGTTAAACGTATTGTATTGACGCGTCCTGCAGTTGAAGCTGGTGAATCATTAGGATTTTTACCTGGCGATCTTAAAGAGAAAGTCGATCCTTATTTAAGACCACTATATGATGGTTTACATACAGTATTAGGAACAGAACAGACAACACGATTAATCGAAAGAGGAACAATTGAAATAGCACCTCTTGCATATATGAGAGGTAGAACGCTGGATGATGCATTTGTCATTCTTGATGAAGCGCAGAACACGACACATCCACAGATGAAGATGTTTTTAACTAGGCTTGGATTTGGATCAAAAATGGTCGTAACCGGTGATAGAACTCAGATTGATTTACCTAAAGGTGTGAAAAGTGGTCTGATAGAAGCAGATCAAAGATTAAGTGGTGTTAAGGGAATAGCAATTTCATATTTAGAACAAACAGACGTAGTGAGACATCCACTAGTTGGAAAAATAATAAATGCATACGAAGAGGAGAAATAA
- the ybeY gene encoding rRNA maturation RNase YbeY, with protein MLTIDFIDEQEVIEQETKDQIESLLRFAAEKEDITEEAELSISFVDEEEIQAINRDYRDKDKVTDVISFSLEEDEPEIEGLDIPRVLGDIIICLEVAKEQAESYNHSLSRELGFLALHGFLHLLGYDHMTEEDEKEMFSRQDEILNAFGLTRE; from the coding sequence ATGCTAACGATAGATTTTATTGATGAACAAGAAGTTATTGAACAAGAAACGAAAGATCAAATTGAATCGTTATTAAGATTTGCTGCTGAAAAGGAAGATATTACTGAAGAAGCAGAATTATCTATTTCATTTGTTGATGAAGAAGAAATTCAAGCAATCAATCGTGACTATAGAGACAAAGACAAAGTAACAGACGTAATCTCATTTTCACTTGAAGAAGATGAACCTGAAATTGAAGGTTTGGATATTCCAAGAGTGTTAGGTGACATTATTATTTGTCTTGAAGTGGCTAAAGAGCAAGCTGAGTCTTATAATCACAGTTTGAGTAGAGAACTTGGATTCCTTGCATTACATGGATTTTTACATCTTCTAGGTTATGATCACATGACAGAAGAAGATGAAAAAGAAATGTTTTCTCGACAAGATGAAATATTAAATGCATTTGGACTTACACGTGAATAA
- a CDS encoding diacylglycerol kinase family protein has product MNKLINRFKFPLAGFITILRKDCNFILHLIAGIIVIIMGLLFKLNINEWLWMILAISMVLITEVINTSIEYVVDLYTDEYHPLAKHAKDTAAFAVLLASIMAVLIGVLIFLPKIINIF; this is encoded by the coding sequence GTGAATAAACTGATCAATCGCTTTAAATTTCCTTTAGCAGGTTTTATTACGATTTTAAGAAAAGACTGTAATTTTATTTTGCATTTAATTGCTGGAATCATCGTTATCATTATGGGATTGCTATTCAAATTAAATATTAATGAATGGCTATGGATGATTTTAGCAATAAGCATGGTACTAATAACTGAAGTGATTAATACATCAATCGAATATGTGGTTGATTTATATACTGACGAATATCATCCGCTAGCAAAGCATGCGAAAGATACTGCTGCATTTGCTGTATTATTAGCATCAATTATGGCGGTGTTAATTGGTGTATTGATATTTTTACCGAAAATAATAAATATTTTTTAA
- the cdd gene encoding cytidine deaminase — protein sequence MEFKQEWYDGAREAQTRAYTPYSKFNVGAYLITKDDKVFYGANVENAAYPSTICAERSALVAAISDGYRPGDFKCITITVDADAPSSPCGTCRQVMKELCDDDMPVYLTNQTNERIETTVNELLPLGFSGKDLE from the coding sequence ATGGAATTTAAACAAGAATGGTATGATGGCGCTAGAGAAGCACAAACAAGAGCATACACACCATATTCAAAATTTAATGTTGGGGCATATTTAATTACGAAAGATGATAAAGTATTTTACGGGGCAAACGTTGAAAACGCGGCATATCCTTCTACGATTTGTGCAGAAAGGTCTGCACTTGTTGCAGCAATATCAGATGGCTATAGACCGGGAGACTTCAAATGTATTACAATAACAGTTGACGCTGATGCACCATCATCACCTTGTGGCACATGTCGACAAGTAATGAAAGAACTTTGTGATGATGACATGCCAGTATATTTAACAAATCAAACAAATGAAAGAATTGAAACTACAGTTAATGAATTATTACCTTTAGGTTTCTCAGGAAAGGATTTAGAATAA
- the era gene encoding GTPase Era, with protein MNEFKSGFISIIGRPNVGKSTFMNKVIGHKVAIMSDKAQTTRNKVQGVLTTDDAQMIFIDTPGIHKPKHALGDYMMKIAKNTLKEVDLIMFMVNADESIGKGDEYIIDLLQQTKTPVFLVLNKIDLIHPDQLIVEIEKYQKKLEFAEIVPISALQGQNIETLLTQFKKYMEEGPMYYPKDQISDHPEQFVVAELIREKALHLTNQEIPHAIGVKVDKMTKAENEKVHVEATIYVERDSQKGIVIGKGGKMLKEIGKRARRDIEMLLGSKVYLDLWVKVQKDWRNKPNFIKQIGYREDEY; from the coding sequence ATGAATGAATTTAAATCAGGGTTTATATCCATTATAGGTAGACCCAACGTTGGTAAATCAACTTTTATGAACAAAGTCATTGGTCATAAAGTTGCAATTATGTCTGACAAAGCACAAACAACAAGAAATAAAGTACAAGGTGTACTTACGACTGATGATGCACAAATGATCTTTATTGATACACCAGGTATTCATAAACCTAAACATGCGTTAGGTGATTATATGATGAAAATCGCTAAAAATACTTTAAAAGAAGTAGATTTAATCATGTTTATGGTTAATGCTGATGAAAGTATTGGTAAAGGTGATGAATATATCATTGATTTACTACAACAGACAAAGACACCTGTCTTTTTAGTATTGAATAAAATAGATTTAATTCATCCAGATCAACTAATCGTTGAAATCGAAAAGTATCAAAAGAAATTAGAGTTCGCTGAAATCGTTCCTATTTCTGCATTACAAGGTCAAAATATTGAAACATTGTTAACTCAATTTAAAAAATACATGGAAGAAGGTCCAATGTATTATCCTAAAGATCAAATTTCAGATCACCCTGAACAATTTGTTGTGGCGGAATTAATTAGAGAAAAAGCATTACACTTAACGAACCAAGAAATACCGCATGCAATTGGTGTTAAAGTAGATAAAATGACTAAAGCTGAAAATGAGAAAGTTCATGTAGAAGCAACTATCTATGTTGAACGAGATTCACAAAAAGGTATCGTCATCGGTAAAGGTGGAAAAATGCTTAAAGAAATAGGCAAACGTGCTCGCCGTGATATTGAAATGTTACTTGGCTCTAAAGTTTATTTAGACTTATGGGTAAAAGTTCAAAAAGATTGGCGTAATAAGCCGAACTTTATTAAACAAATCGGTTACCGTGAAGACGAGTATTAA
- the recO gene encoding DNA repair protein RecO has protein sequence MLYKQEGFVIRSVNYGENNKIITILNEHGHKVPLMARGAKKTSHPLQGATQPFVHGLFIFSKFKGMGTLSSADIINSHRMMQSDLYKSAYGAYCIEVVDKALEEEEHDVFFYELLLGVFQAVEKGVDADTMSMIVALKCMPKYGYEPMFNACVITGDMNQQQLNAYSFKYNGPISNQALSSDEHAYRISNKALYFMNLMYQLPIQNLNSFNISDDIKKEIQTLIDNMYDEYVGVVFRSKKLLKQLDNLKI, from the coding sequence ATGCTTTATAAACAAGAAGGATTTGTCATTCGCTCAGTAAACTATGGTGAAAATAATAAAATCATAACCATATTAAATGAACATGGTCATAAAGTACCATTAATGGCACGTGGTGCTAAAAAAACAAGTCATCCTTTACAAGGGGCAACACAGCCCTTTGTACATGGCTTGTTTATTTTTTCGAAGTTTAAAGGAATGGGCACACTGTCTTCTGCAGATATAATCAATAGTCACCGAATGATGCAAAGCGATTTATATAAAAGTGCGTACGGTGCATATTGTATTGAAGTTGTGGATAAAGCATTAGAAGAGGAAGAACATGATGTATTCTTCTATGAATTGTTGTTAGGTGTGTTTCAAGCAGTAGAAAAGGGCGTAGACGCAGATACAATGAGTATGATTGTTGCATTGAAATGCATGCCTAAATACGGCTATGAACCTATGTTTAATGCTTGTGTAATTACAGGTGATATGAATCAACAGCAGTTAAATGCTTATAGCTTTAAATATAATGGACCAATTAGTAATCAAGCATTAAGCAGTGATGAACATGCGTACCGTATATCAAATAAAGCATTATACTTTATGAATTTAATGTATCAATTACCAATACAGAATCTAAATAGCTTCAACATAAGTGATGATATAAAGAAAGAAATTCAAACTTTAATTGATAATATGTATGACGAATATGTCGGTGTGGTCTTTAGATCAAAAAAATTATTAAAGCAACTAGACAATTTAAAAATATAA
- a CDS encoding glycine--tRNA ligase: protein MANDMDKVVTLAKHRGFVFPGSDIYGGLANTWDYGPLGVELKNNIKKAWWQKFVQQSPYNVGLDAAILMNPRTWEASGHLSNFNDPMIDNKDSKIRYRADKLIEDYMQNVEGDENFIADGMSFDEMKQLIDDKGITCPESGTANWTDIRQFNLMFKTFQGVTESSTNEIFLRPETAQGIFVNYKNVQRSMRKKLPFGIAQVGKSFRNEITPGNFIFRTREFEQMELEFFCKPGTEIEWQNYWKEFAAKWLKDLGIKEENTKLRDHDEDELSHYSNATTDIEYKFPFGWGELWGIASRTDFDLKQHSEFSGEDFKYHDQDTNEKFIPYCIEPSLGADRVTLAFLCDAYEEENEGEKEQRTVLHFHPALAPYKAAILPLSKKLSPDAIKVYEKLSERFAIDFDESQSIGKRYRRQDEIGTPYCITFDFDSLEDNQVTVRDRDTMEQVRMPIDEVENFLAEKVRF from the coding sequence ATGGCAAATGATATGGACAAAGTTGTAACATTAGCAAAACACAGAGGATTTGTATTCCCTGGTAGTGACATTTATGGAGGTTTAGCAAACACTTGGGATTACGGCCCACTTGGAGTTGAACTTAAAAACAACATTAAAAAAGCTTGGTGGCAAAAATTCGTTCAACAATCTCCATATAACGTTGGATTAGATGCAGCAATTTTAATGAATCCTAGAACTTGGGAAGCTTCAGGTCACTTATCAAACTTTAATGACCCTATGATCGATAACAAAGATTCTAAAATTCGTTACAGAGCAGATAAATTAATTGAAGATTATATGCAAAATGTTGAAGGCGACGAAAACTTTATCGCTGATGGCATGAGCTTTGATGAAATGAAACAATTAATCGATGACAAAGGTATTACATGTCCAGAAAGTGGTACAGCTAATTGGACTGACATTCGTCAATTCAATTTAATGTTCAAAACATTCCAAGGTGTAACAGAATCATCAACAAATGAAATCTTCTTACGCCCTGAAACTGCACAAGGTATCTTTGTAAACTATAAAAATGTACAACGTTCAATGCGTAAAAAATTACCATTCGGTATTGCTCAAGTAGGTAAATCATTCAGAAACGAAATTACTCCAGGTAACTTCATTTTCAGAACAAGAGAATTCGAACAAATGGAATTAGAATTCTTCTGTAAACCAGGTACTGAAATCGAATGGCAAAACTATTGGAAAGAATTCGCTGCAAAATGGTTAAAAGATTTAGGTATTAAAGAAGAAAATACTAAATTACGTGACCATGACGAAGACGAATTAAGTCACTACTCTAATGCTACAACTGATATCGAATATAAATTCCCATTTGGTTGGGGCGAATTATGGGGTATCGCATCTAGAACTGATTTCGACTTAAAACAACATAGTGAATTCAGTGGCGAAGACTTCAAATACCACGATCAAGATACAAATGAAAAATTCATTCCATATTGTATCGAACCATCATTAGGTGCTGACCGTGTAACTTTAGCATTCTTATGTGACGCTTATGAAGAAGAAAACGAAGGTGAGAAAGAACAACGTACAGTATTACATTTCCACCCTGCTTTAGCACCTTATAAAGCAGCAATCTTACCATTAAGCAAAAAATTATCACCAGATGCAATTAAAGTTTATGAAAAATTAAGCGAAAGATTTGCAATCGACTTTGATGAATCTCAATCAATCGGTAAACGTTACCGTAGACAAGATGAAATTGGTACTCCATACTGTATCACTTTCGACTTTGATTCATTAGAAGATAATCAAGTGACAGTACGTGACCGTGACACTATGGAACAAGTTCGTATGCCAATTGATGAAGTTGAAAACTTCTTAGCTGAAAAAGTTAGATTCTAA
- a CDS encoding helix-turn-helix transcriptional regulator encodes MRAIELNQRQEQIVQIVKNNGPITGEKIAERLNLTRATLRPDLAILTMAGYLDARPRVGYFYTGKSSTQLLSDSIKKMTIKESMAIPVVIEESMSVYEAICKMFLDDVGTLFVTNKEGFLIGVCSRKDLLRAAIGGQSLKDTPVSINMSRMPNITVCLEDDLLIYAAKLLIDKQIDSIPVVKKLKGDKMKVKGRITKTTITRAFVSLIEDE; translated from the coding sequence GTGAGAGCAATCGAATTAAATCAGAGGCAAGAACAAATTGTTCAAATTGTTAAAAATAATGGACCTATTACAGGCGAAAAGATAGCAGAACGCTTGAATTTAACTAGAGCAACTTTAAGGCCGGACTTAGCTATTTTAACAATGGCAGGTTACTTAGATGCACGACCGAGAGTGGGCTATTTTTATACAGGTAAATCAAGTACACAATTATTAAGTGATTCTATTAAGAAAATGACAATTAAAGAATCTATGGCAATACCGGTTGTTATAGAAGAAAGCATGTCAGTTTATGAAGCTATATGTAAAATGTTCTTAGATGATGTGGGTACATTATTTGTCACGAATAAAGAAGGTTTTTTAATTGGTGTTTGTTCAAGAAAAGATCTCTTGAGAGCAGCAATTGGAGGACAAAGTTTAAAAGACACGCCAGTAAGTATAAATATGAGTCGTATGCCAAACATCACAGTTTGTCTAGAAGATGATTTGTTAATTTATGCTGCAAAATTATTAATTGATAAACAAATAGATTCGATACCTGTAGTTAAAAAATTAAAAGGCGATAAGATGAAAGTGAAAGGTAGAATTACTAAGACTACTATAACAAGAGCATTTGTTTCACTTATTGAAGATGAGTAG
- a CDS encoding pyruvate, water dikinase regulatory protein, with protein sequence MEEIRIIIASDSVGETAELVTKACTSQYKTEGNVLDIVRLPYIENESNINEVVSLALEQKSIVVYTLVKPEMRLYLKEKLEENNIENVDIMGPLMSILGNELNETPLNEPGNIHKLDEDYFKKIEAIEFAVKYDDGRDPRGLPKADIILIGVSRTSKTPLSQYLAHKRYKVMNVPLVPEVAPPEGLFEIDPKKCIALKINQKNLNAIRRARLLQLGLSDDANYAKDDRIEEELKYFEEIVEKIGCPVLDVSDKAIEETANDIIKIITQQNR encoded by the coding sequence ATGGAAGAAATAAGAATAATTATAGCATCTGATTCAGTAGGAGAGACAGCTGAACTCGTAACGAAAGCATGTACATCACAATATAAAACAGAAGGTAATGTTCTAGATATCGTAAGATTACCTTACATAGAGAATGAAAGTAATATTAACGAGGTCGTATCGTTAGCTTTAGAACAAAAATCAATCGTCGTTTACACATTAGTAAAACCAGAAATGCGACTTTATTTGAAAGAAAAATTAGAAGAAAATAATATTGAAAATGTCGATATCATGGGTCCTTTAATGAGTATATTGGGCAATGAATTAAATGAAACGCCACTTAATGAGCCTGGCAATATTCATAAACTTGATGAAGATTATTTTAAGAAGATTGAAGCAATTGAATTTGCTGTGAAGTATGATGATGGTCGAGATCCTAGAGGTTTACCTAAAGCAGACATTATACTTATTGGTGTATCAAGAACATCAAAAACACCTCTTTCACAATATTTAGCACATAAACGATATAAAGTGATGAATGTACCATTAGTTCCAGAAGTTGCGCCACCTGAAGGATTATTTGAAATAGATCCTAAAAAATGTATTGCTTTAAAAATTAATCAAAAGAATTTAAACGCAATTCGTAGAGCACGATTGTTACAACTCGGTTTGAGTGATGATGCAAATTACGCGAAAGATGATCGAATTGAAGAAGAATTAAAATACTTTGAAGAAATTGTTGAAAAAATTGGATGCCCTGTATTAGACGTTTCAGATAAAGCGATAGAAGAAACTGCTAATGACATTATTAAAATAATTACTCAACAAAATCGCTAA
- the dnaG gene encoding DNA primase: protein MRIEQETINEIREKNDILDVVSEYVKLEKRGRNYIGLCPFHDEKTPSFSVSEDKQICHCFGCKKGGNVFQFIQEIKGVSFIDAVSELGEKVNIHVEKQQTAPTEGMVDDHIKMIDMHELMANNFHYILKHTEEGEAALNYLRSRGFTDELINDRKIGYAPNQPKFTHDFLEKNGYDAVLSYEAGLLSRNDETFDYYDRFRDRIMFPLLNFQGKTVGFSGRTYTDQSPKYLNSPETPIFQKRKMLYNIDRARKFIRQNDEVILLEGFMDVIKSSEADIKQVVATMGTALSKEHIVMVKKLASNVTLLYDGDFAGQEAAINVGKTLLNEGLNVYVVNLPKQMDPDDYITQNGNEAFKSFVDGQKQSYVAFKAQHLYYANENNDLKHEQHLEELVQDINLVRSEFLRKKVLQQVADLYKVDVNSLKNRLTPNIVQNNADYDYIVPEFKEKKVDKIGRAEQALLKHFMNHKQLFLEYHSRINQEDFTSLNNRVIFSRLNGYYKNNDAFNISDFSSYIEDHHIMESVMYLDSLLLNDEPESEEMEDYIRIISPNEREEQTIEYLNEQLNYAIRAGDKDLQSKYLQEIVQYNRNRM from the coding sequence ATGCGAATAGAACAAGAAACAATAAATGAAATTAGAGAGAAAAATGACATATTAGACGTTGTGAGTGAATATGTGAAATTGGAAAAAAGAGGCCGCAATTACATCGGTTTATGTCCATTTCATGATGAAAAGACACCATCATTTTCTGTATCAGAAGATAAACAAATCTGTCATTGTTTTGGTTGTAAAAAAGGCGGTAATGTTTTTCAGTTTATTCAAGAGATTAAAGGTGTTTCTTTTATAGACGCTGTAAGTGAATTAGGCGAGAAAGTTAACATTCATGTTGAAAAACAACAAACCGCTCCAACTGAAGGCATGGTTGACGATCATATTAAGATGATTGATATGCACGAGTTAATGGCAAATAATTTTCATTATATATTGAAACATACAGAAGAAGGTGAAGCGGCCTTAAATTATTTAAGGTCAAGAGGCTTTACTGACGAACTTATAAATGATAGAAAAATAGGATATGCACCCAATCAACCTAAGTTTACACATGATTTCCTCGAGAAAAATGGTTATGATGCAGTTTTATCATACGAAGCTGGTTTGTTAAGTAGAAATGATGAAACATTTGATTATTATGACCGATTTAGAGATAGAATCATGTTTCCACTGTTAAATTTCCAAGGTAAGACAGTTGGTTTTTCAGGAAGAACATACACTGACCAATCACCGAAGTATTTAAATAGTCCAGAAACGCCAATATTCCAAAAGAGAAAAATGTTATATAACATTGACCGTGCGCGTAAATTTATTAGACAAAATGATGAAGTGATTCTCTTAGAAGGATTTATGGATGTGATTAAATCTTCAGAAGCTGATATCAAACAAGTTGTCGCTACAATGGGTACAGCATTATCAAAAGAACATATAGTTATGGTCAAAAAACTGGCATCTAATGTTACTTTACTGTATGATGGAGATTTCGCAGGTCAAGAAGCAGCAATAAACGTTGGTAAGACCCTTCTTAATGAGGGATTAAATGTTTATGTTGTGAATCTTCCTAAGCAAATGGACCCAGATGACTATATAACACAGAACGGAAATGAAGCATTTAAATCGTTTGTAGATGGACAAAAACAATCATATGTTGCATTCAAAGCGCAACATCTTTATTATGCCAACGAAAACAATGATTTAAAGCACGAACAACATTTAGAAGAATTAGTTCAAGACATAAATCTGGTCCGATCTGAATTTTTAAGAAAAAAGGTATTGCAACAAGTAGCTGATTTGTATAAAGTAGATGTTAACAGTCTAAAAAATCGACTTACACCGAATATTGTTCAAAATAATGCTGATTATGATTATATCGTTCCAGAATTTAAGGAAAAAAAAGTAGATAAAATCGGCAGAGCAGAGCAAGCGTTGTTGAAACATTTTATGAATCATAAACAGTTATTTTTAGAATATCATTCTAGGATTAATCAAGAAGATTTTACTTCATTGAATAATAGAGTGATTTTTTCACGTTTAAACGGGTATTATAAGAATAATGATGCCTTCAATATTAGTGATTTTTCTAGTTATATTGAAGACCATCACATTATGGAATCAGTAATGTATTTAGATTCATTGTTACTTAATGATGAACCCGAGTCGGAAGAAATGGAAGATTATATTCGAATCATCAGTCCAAATGAACGTGAAGAACAAACAATCGAATATTTAAATGAACAATTAAATTATGCAATACGTGCAGGAGATAAAGACTTGCAAAGCAAATATTTACAAGAAATTGTGCAATATAATCGAAATAGAATGTAA
- the rpoD gene encoding RNA polymerase sigma factor RpoD — protein sequence MSDKELNKINSANEAILTVEQVKVQLIEQGKKAGHLSHEEIADKLQNFELDSDQMDDFFDQINDNEINLINEKDSTDTNDKLNLNDLSAPPGVKINDPVRMYLKEIGRVNLLSAQEEIELAKRIEQGDEVAKSRLAEANLRLVVSIAKRYVGRGMLFLDLIQEGNMGLIKAVEKFDFNKGFKFSTYATWWIRQAITRAIADQARTIRIPVHMVETINKLIRVQRQLLQDLGRDPSPEEIGEEMDLPPEKVREILKIAQEPVSLETPIGEEDDSHLGDFIEDQDAQSPSDHAAYELLKEQLEDVLDTLTDREENVLRLRFGLDDGRTRTLEEVGKVFGVTRERIRQIEAKALRKLRHPSRSKRLKDFMD from the coding sequence ATGTCTGATAAAGAATTAAATAAAATTAATAGTGCTAATGAAGCAATACTTACTGTAGAACAAGTAAAAGTTCAATTAATTGAACAAGGTAAAAAAGCAGGACACTTGAGTCATGAAGAAATTGCAGATAAATTGCAAAACTTTGAATTAGACTCAGATCAAATGGATGATTTCTTTGATCAAATTAACGATAACGAAATCAATCTTATCAACGAAAAAGATTCTACGGATACAAATGATAAATTAAATTTAAATGACTTAAGTGCTCCTCCAGGTGTGAAAATAAATGACCCAGTTAGAATGTATTTGAAAGAAATTGGGCGTGTGAACTTATTATCAGCTCAAGAAGAAATTGAATTGGCTAAACGAATCGAACAAGGTGATGAAGTTGCAAAATCACGCCTTGCTGAAGCAAACTTACGACTTGTTGTAAGTATTGCAAAACGTTATGTAGGTAGAGGAATGTTATTCTTAGACCTTATTCAAGAAGGTAATATGGGTCTTATTAAAGCCGTTGAAAAATTCGACTTTAACAAAGGATTTAAATTTTCTACTTATGCAACTTGGTGGATTCGTCAAGCAATTACAAGAGCAATTGCTGACCAAGCACGTACAATCCGTATCCCAGTGCATATGGTAGAAACAATTAATAAACTTATTCGTGTACAACGTCAATTACTACAAGATTTAGGTAGAGATCCTTCACCAGAAGAAATCGGTGAAGAAATGGATTTACCACCTGAAAAAGTTCGCGAAATCCTAAAAATTGCACAAGAGCCAGTATCATTAGAAACACCAATTGGTGAAGAAGATGACAGTCATTTAGGTGATTTCATCGAAGATCAAGATGCGCAAAGTCCATCTGATCATGCGGCTTATGAATTATTGAAAGAACAATTAGAAGATGTATTAGATACATTAACAGATAGAGAAGAGAATGTTTTAAGATTAAGATTTGGTTTAGATGATGGAAGAACAAGAACGCTTGAAGAAGTAGGAAAAGTGTTCGGCGTGACTAGAGAACGTATTCGTCAAATAGAAGCAAAAGCATTACGCAAGTTGAGACATCCATCTAGAAGTAAGCGTTTAAAAGATTTCATGGACTAA
- a CDS encoding cytochrome c translates to MNRNPVIPFVLILLLGVGLIFFMSAHGANKEDEKEGGSGAKTEKFDAATFAKDNCTSCHGQNLEGGMGPKLAGSSKGADDMKKIIRDGKGSMPAHDEATISDKDLDTLVKYLKDGAK, encoded by the coding sequence ATGAATCGTAATCCTGTTATTCCGTTTGTCTTAATATTATTACTCGGTGTAGGATTAATTTTCTTCATGTCAGCACACGGTGCTAACAAAGAAGATGAAAAAGAAGGAGGTAGCGGTGCTAAAACTGAAAAGTTTGATGCAGCTACTTTTGCTAAAGACAATTGTACAAGTTGTCACGGACAAAATCTTGAAGGTGGAATGGGACCTAAATTAGCCGGTTCATCTAAAGGGGCAGATGATATGAAAAAAATCATCCGTGATGGTAAAGGCTCAATGCCTGCCCATGATGAAGCTACTATTTCAGATAAAGATTTAGACACACTTGTAAAGTACTTAAAAGACGGAGCTAAATAA